From the genome of Oryza glaberrima chromosome 1, OglaRS2, whole genome shotgun sequence:
acatctatatgaatgtgggcaatgctagaaagtcttataacctgaaacggaggtagtagaattTATTGCTGCAGGAGGGATAAAAGAAGCAAGTTTTGGACACCAAGTGGTACCAAATATAAATACCTCTATTTTACATGGTAAACTGATGGTTTGTATTGGAGTATATTTCGCACTGGCAGGACTTATCAAGGTCAAAAATACAGTGAAGCCTGGTTTGGGATCCACGATCTGTGAGCTATCCATGGGGATGGGCTGGGGATTGTGGGTTGCAATCCAAATTTTAGCTACATTTCTTGCCGTGGAGTTTGGATTgtctagataaaaaaataagcGAGTGGGCCAGTGTCTGCTACTCTGCTCTACTATTTAGTAGGGAGTTAATGGGTGATATCGAGTGAATTCAATTTGTCAATGAGAAATTTGAGGGCTTTGCTGTTACAAAGATaaattcaatatatattttacgtttttttccattttagtAAAGTATAATTACAATGAATCATACTGGACCATAGTAGCATTCCTTTTAGAGTTTAGAATGTATAGTACGGTATACTCATGAATCTTTTCTATTGAAGGATGGGCTATGCCTCAAACTAGCTTGATTTTCTTGTATTGTGGGTTCTACTGAATGGAGTAAATATACAGTTCGCTTGACGCTGTGTGCCTGTGTATAGAAAGTTACATTTATCTGCTGGATTTCTTCTTTGCTAGAAGGAAAGGGAAGTACTGTGGTGGTCATCCATGACCATGAGTGTAAAATGGCCACAGAGCACAAAACCATTGGCACTAACCGTTCATTTGCCCTTTGTCCCATTTGCAATATATCTTTGCAACTACTCCTGCCCTTCGCATATTGAAAATATTCAAAGCTTAGGTAGGTTTGCCTCTGAATTCTGATAGTACATATTGATGGTACTGTTCATTTCTTGTGTGTTGACTAATTTTGGTTTACTGAAAGCTATTTTCATACAGTAAGTTTGTTCCTTTTACATGCAGTTTATGTATTTGCAAAGACCTACAAGAGAGACCAGGAAAAGAAGAACGCTCagagtgctgctgctgcagctgcagttgCAGCATTGTCATCCCCAGCTGCCCCAGCTGCGGAGACTGTAGATCCTACTCCAACTCCTCCACCCAAAAGAGTGCTTCCACCAATACCCGAAGACGAACAGCGCCAGGTCTACAAGTGGATGCTGGAAGAGAAGCGGAAGATCAAGCCACGCAATGCTGCTGAGAAGAACAAGATCAACGAAGAGAAGGTGCTTCTCAAGGAGTTCATCAGGGCAGAGTCTCTTCCCCGTTTGTGATTAGCATTTCACTGGCTGCCCTGCTGGCCTTTTGCCTGCAGTTCCATGGAAGGACATATTCTGGATTTTACACTTGTCTCTTGTTTGTTGGCAGAAACGGTAGCATTTTGTATGGTGTCAAGTAATCATTTGTTACCCAAAATACTGAGTCAAGTGGCTCCAGTTTCAGGAACTCTAGCATTTTAACATCATTGGCGGCTTGGTGCTCCTGGAGATTACTTGTTTCGTTGAAAAGATTTATTGCGACGCTTTATTGCTTCAGAATTTCAAATATGGTACAGTTTCAGAATTTCAGTTCCAAACCAATAAATCAGAAACAATACTGAAATACTGAATGCACACATCACAATGGCCAACATCCAGGATTCTTCAGATGGGGATAAGACGGCAACTTCAACAAGCTTATAAATGGTCTATAAGTGTACAGAAACAACCCATCACAACTCAATTCATCTTATGCCGACGAGTTATCCCCATCCTGCAGACAAAAATAGCAACTCCCAGGGTCAGTCGTATGAACACACTGTTGAAACAGACTGCAAGAGACAGTGCCTACAAAGAACAACAGGTGAATAAATTGCTTTCTCTGCATTATACCTCACTGGATGTAATGAAATCCACCACGGCATCAGAAAGCTGTTTACGGTGAGCAGTGTAGCAGTGATTTGCTCCCTCGATGACATGTAGCTTGTGGTTCGGTATATGCTTCGCGAATTCGTATGCATCTTCCACAGGAATGATCTCATCGGCTGAACCGTGAACTGTGAAAAACCTGAAAAAAGACAAATAAAGTTGCCTCAAAATCTGGCACAACTGGAAACCTCTGTCCAAAACATAAGAGATATGCATTCAATATTTCATCTGTGGGAATGCAAGATAATAGCATGTTCAGCTATGTTAAGCACTTATACTGCTGTTTATTTGAATATAGGGGTAAAAGCGGTTGAGTTAGCTTCCTGACCTGCATTCTTTGCTGATGGAAAGGCATGCTTTATGCATATCAGTGGTCAATCGTTCCATCAAACTCTCTTTTGTTACCTTATATAAAACCTTTCCTACATTGGAAATGACGGACAGTCAACTAATGCGCGTGAAAGAGAAGTAAGCATACACAGTGTATATGATTTATCTATAAAGTATCTTTGCAGGTAAAGGTCACAATAACTGATAGGAACTTCCTTACCTGAGTTGGTTTTGACATCAATGTAACCCTCTTTGTCAATTATATTCATAAACTCTTTGCCTAGCCGTTCTTCAATGCCTTTCTCCAAATGAAATCGACCAGAGAGATTAACCACTGTGCGCACATCGTCATAGATAGAGGCATACAGAACCACCACATCTCCTCCTGGAGATAAGGAATGTTAGATTCAGTGACTGGATTTTTAAGATTACCTAGTGTAGAACTTGCAACAAGGCATGGCAAAATTCAATGATCAAGGGATGCGAATGTGAGACATGagagtaaattaaaaaaatccagaaaaagTGCTATGCTAACCATTTAGAAACTTTATAGTATTTTCTAGCAGTAGATTGTTTTGATGTTACAGtcaatgtgatagaaaaatattCAGCCACAAAGTTCTCCACCATTTTAACTCCTGCATAGATTGTATATGAAACAAGGGTATAATACCACGAACCTTTGCTGTGACCAACAATTGCTTTCACATCATATTTCTCCTGATTAAGATGTGAAATAACAGAATGCAAGTCATCAGCCTCCTTTCTATAGTTCCCGTACTGGAATTCCCCTTCACTTTCTCTGAAAATTGTATAGTGAAAGGCTTATAAATCATGCATTGATGCCTTCAGGGGAAAAGAAAGTGTAGATCTGAAAGACAAGTAACATCTAAAATTCAAAGGAACAACAGATAGGAACTTCAGCTCATTTAGCTAATTAGCTCTAACTTCTAACCAAACCTCTAGAAAAGGGAAGTGGCTGCCACGGCTGCTGAAGAGGCAGCCACTGGCGCACAGCAGGAGTGCCAATCTGATGGCCTACCCTTTGGTCTTCCACCCACACAACCAACCGTGAAATGTAGCCTTCAATTGctgttattctttttttttttaccctttttCACTAGTTTAGCTGATGTGAAAACAAAGCTCTACTTGAAATCTCAATACAAAGTTACGGAAGTCTTATGCATATTCCTGAAAAGAACTCCAGAAAAGGATAAAATTGAATGCAACCAGTGaaattaattaacagaggaTAGAATAGCATTTACAACACTAGCTTTTGTGAATTTAAATCAgcatcatattcatatatattatcTAGCTCCATGAGCAACCTACCCATTTCCACTGAAATCAAAGCGGAAGATTCCAACCCCTTTCTTGGTAAGTGCATTCGCTAGATCAACAATGATGCTATCATTCTGAAAACAAGAGACCAAGAGTCAAGCTTCATTACGTTGGtaaaaaagaactaaaaatTAGAAAACTTGTTGCTTCTCAGACaaaactcaagaaaaaaaattagtgacccacatattttgaataGTACAAAGGGAATTTCTTATGTAACGATATATTTATGCACCTTGGAAGCTGTAAAACCATGGCAGATCACTACAATCTTGTTGGAACCCATGTGCTGCAGCAACCCAATGAGTTTCTCTCCATGTTTATTCGTTACCACTACCCTTTCTTCCTGAGCAGCTGTTTAGAAACCATATAATAGAGTTAGAGCCCCATTgttttgcttatgcttatgcatacaagccaaaattttaaattttaaaacttaattttggagttgatatcgtggttttcttcattgtagtttattttacagCATTTGCTTTTGAATCGCTAAAGACACGCATATAAAAGTATTACTCACAAATTATTCTTGAATTGCTAATAAGCAATTCgcataagcataagtgaaaacaACGAGGCCCTTAATTATTATATTGGAGTAACatatcttcttctccttttcgtTAGCCAAAACATCATTAAATCATATACACACAAAAAGAACGCTCTCTTGTCCGTCAGCTAGCAATCTAAACAATCCACGTTCAAGTAAAGAGGATGAATCCGGgaggttaaaaaaaagaaaaatcaagtaAAGGGGACTCACAGGGAACCGATGAATCctgggaagaggaggagagcggctccgccatggctgccgtatggcagcggcggcggtggcgtgctcCGGATTGGA
Proteins encoded in this window:
- the LOC127776964 gene encoding uncharacterized protein LOC127776964 — encoded protein: MADAGKPDTASPPEAPSAKKGVFMRRIFPFLLAANIFIGVYVFAKTYKRDQEKKNAQSAAAAAAVAALSSPAAPAAETVDPTPTPPPKRVLPPIPEDEQRQVYKWMLEEKRKIKPRNAAEKNKINEEKVLLKEFIRAESLPRL
- the LOC127776954 gene encoding uncharacterized protein LOC127776954, which gives rise to MAEPLSSSSQDSSVPSAQEERVVVTNKHGEKLIGLLQHMGSNKIVVICHGFTASKNDSIIVDLANALTKKGVGIFRFDFSGNGESEGEFQYGNYRKEADDLHSVISHLNQEKYDVKAIVGHSKGGDVVVLYASIYDDVRTVVNLSGRFHLEKGIEERLGKEFMNIIDKEGYIDVKTNSGKVLYKVTKESLMERLTTDMHKACLSISKECRFFTVHGSADEIIPVEDAYEFAKHIPNHKLHVIEGANHCYTAHRKQLSDAVVDFITSSEDGDNSSA